A stretch of the Lactuca sativa cultivar Salinas chromosome 9, Lsat_Salinas_v11, whole genome shotgun sequence genome encodes the following:
- the LOC111901792 gene encoding uncharacterized protein LOC111901792 has translation MNIFSNTIRGIGCEVKRSWLRNCRVQNQAFFVGLQETKSLEVKNKLDKQIWGSSNFQCDVIDPVGLSGGIASLWDPSLFQILESIKGEGFFAIKGLWLRLRKICCFVNVYAPQEPWRKKALWNKLADLINSDAESCWIVFGDFNVVRFPEERLGSVFCQSSAYYFNEFIHSLGLLEIKIGGRRFTYMNSTGDKHSKLDRFLDLGFEGVLRSGWVVSCNPGRQLFLSPLSLVAGKLKNLKEHIKLWRKESNGTAKKEMEEFTNKIKEFDLMAEEGRVNNEMLKNRQEAYQKIMEIESNRIEDLKQKSRSKWALEGDENNAFFHGLINKHHRSQRINGIKENGFWISDPVEIKERVFKHFAGRFTEPIKSRPKFISSKFLKLPPYAIEYLEEPFSLAEVKSAIWACGPDRAPGPEGFSFTFLKQH, from the exons ATGAATATTTTCTCCAACACTATTAGAGGAATTGGGTGTGAAGTAAAAAGGAGCTGGCTAAGAAATTGTCGTGTTCAAAATCAAGCTTTTTTTGTTGGATTACAAGAAACAAAATCCCTGGAGGTTAAAAATAAGTTAGACAAGCAAATATGGGGCTCTTCCAATTTTCAATGCGATGTTATCGACCCGGTTGGGCTATCCGGTGGAATTGCTTCCCTGTGGGACCCCTCTTTATTCCAGATCTTAGAATCAATAAAAGGTGAGGGCTTTTTTGCCATTAAGGGTCTATGGCTCAGATTAAGGAAAATTTGCTGCTTCGTAAATGTTTATGCTCCACAGGAGCCCTGGAGGAAAAAAGCTCTATGGAACAAATTGGCTGATCTCATAAACTCGGACGCTGAATCTTGCTGGATTGTTTTTGGTGACTTTAACGTTGTTCGTTTCCCTGAAGAACGTTTGGGGTCTGTATTTTGCCAGAGTAGCGCTTATTATTTCAATGAATTCATTCACTCTCTTGGTTTACTGGAAATCAAAATAGGGGGCCGCAGATTCACATACATGAACTCAACTGGTGATAAACACAGCAAGCTTGACAGGTTCCTT GACCTTGGATTTGAGGGCGTCCTAAGAAGTGGTTGGGTGGTTAGTTGCAACCCAGGACGGCAGCTGTTTCTATCCCCCCTCTCTTTGGTTGCCGGTAAATTGAAGAACTTGAAGGAGCATATTAAATTATGGAGGAAAGAATCTAATGGGACAGCTAAAAAAGAAATGGAGGAGTTTACAAACAAAATTAAAGAATTCGACCTGATGGCTGAGGAGGGTAGGGTCAATAATGAGATGCTCAAAAATCGACAGGAGGCCTACCAAAAAATCATGGAAATCGAATCTAATCGTATTGAAGATTTAAAGCAAAAGTCTAGATCTAAATGGGCTCTTGAGGGAGACGAGAACAATGCATTCTTCCATGGCCTAATAAATAAGCACCATAGATCTCAGAGGATAAACGGAATTAAGGAAAACGGATTCTGGATAAGTGACCCTGTTGAAATCAAGGAGAGAGTATTTAAACACTTTGCTGGGAGATTCACTGAGCCTATTAAATCACGGCCTAAATTCATCAGCTCCAAATTCTTGAAACTTCCCCCATATGCGATTGAGTATCTTGAGGAGCCTTTCTCGCTTGCAGAAGTTAAATCAGCTATCTGGGCTTGTGGCCCGGACAGGGCACCAGGTCCGGAAGGATTTTCGTTTACTTTCCTAAAGCAACATTAG